A single region of the Gracilibacillus caseinilyticus genome encodes:
- a CDS encoding rhamnulokinase, with the protein MKKVWAFDIGASNGRLMLSSFDGHKLYLEEIYRFANQPVHLTGHYYWNILYIFAEMKKAMQMSIQEGHRQIESMGIDTWGVDFGLLSDTGELLGNPYSYRNPLNERGMQEALQHISAKELFDITGVETATINTVFQLYTIKKYNPSLLENADTLLLTPNLLAYLFCGEKHNEFTISSTTQLLRAGETSWDKQILQRLLLPDDILAPTTAPLMVAGQSLSVVNREIGMNPVKVIHTASHDTASAIASLPLEDQQSVFMSCGTWVLMGVPVDRPVINDDVMESGFTNEGTIEGKYRLQKNNMGMWLLQQCRVIWEREGMATDFNKENQLLEAAPAYRSFINPDDPRFFNPLNMVTEIQRYCEETAQPVPTSQGEIIRCILESLALKYGWLLQRLERLSGKELKRIHMGGGAIRNQTLCQLTANATGREIIAGPVEASAIGNAIGQWIALGEVKDLKEARQLVGESFPLQYYQPQEQIQWQEAYQRFVQYTGL; encoded by the coding sequence ATGAAAAAAGTATGGGCATTTGATATTGGAGCATCAAATGGCCGATTAATGCTAAGCAGCTTTGATGGTCATAAGCTTTATCTAGAAGAGATATATCGTTTCGCTAATCAGCCAGTTCACCTTACCGGTCATTATTATTGGAATATCCTGTATATCTTTGCAGAAATGAAAAAAGCGATGCAAATGAGTATACAAGAAGGACATCGACAGATCGAAAGTATGGGGATTGATACATGGGGAGTCGATTTCGGTCTGCTTTCTGATACTGGGGAATTACTTGGGAATCCATACAGCTATCGAAATCCGTTGAATGAACGAGGAATGCAAGAAGCTTTACAACATATATCGGCCAAGGAACTCTTCGATATAACAGGAGTTGAAACCGCAACTATTAATACGGTTTTTCAATTATATACGATAAAAAAATACAATCCATCCTTACTAGAGAATGCCGACACATTATTGTTAACGCCAAATTTATTAGCTTACTTGTTTTGTGGTGAGAAACATAATGAATTTACGATTAGCTCGACTACGCAACTGCTCCGTGCAGGTGAAACAAGCTGGGATAAACAAATTCTTCAAAGATTGCTTCTCCCTGATGATATTTTAGCACCAACGACAGCTCCATTGATGGTTGCAGGTCAGTCTTTATCTGTGGTTAATCGAGAAATAGGAATGAATCCGGTAAAAGTGATTCATACTGCAAGCCATGATACAGCGAGCGCGATAGCATCACTTCCGTTAGAGGATCAGCAATCGGTATTTATGAGCTGTGGTACGTGGGTACTGATGGGAGTTCCTGTGGACCGTCCGGTTATCAATGATGACGTGATGGAATCGGGATTTACCAACGAGGGAACGATAGAAGGTAAATATCGATTACAAAAAAATAATATGGGTATGTGGTTGTTGCAGCAATGTCGGGTTATCTGGGAAAGGGAAGGCATGGCGACGGATTTTAATAAGGAGAATCAGCTCCTCGAAGCAGCACCTGCTTATCGTTCATTTATTAATCCAGATGATCCGCGATTTTTTAATCCTTTAAATATGGTAACAGAAATTCAACGCTATTGTGAGGAAACGGCGCAACCTGTTCCAACATCTCAAGGTGAAATCATCCGCTGTATTCTTGAGAGTTTAGCTTTAAAATATGGCTGGCTGCTTCAGCGTTTAGAAAGATTGTCAGGAAAAGAATTGAAGCGCATTCATATGGGTGGGGGTGCGATTCGTAATCAAACGTTATGTCAATTAACAGCGAATGCGACCGGAAGAGAGATTATCGCCGGACCGGTTGAAGCGAGTGCGATCGGTAATGCCATTGGCCAGTGGATTGCTTTAGGAGAAGTGAAAGATTTGAAGGAAGCAAGACAGCTTGTAGGAGAATCATTCCCTCTCCAATATTATCAGCCACAAGAGCAAATCCAATGGCAAGAGGCTTATCAGCGATTTGTACAATACACAGGATTATAA
- a CDS encoding L-fucose isomerase, with protein sequence MTTNQRFIGDMPKIGIRPTIDGRRKGVRESLEVKTMNMAKSVANLLSENVRYSNGQHVETVIADTCIGGVAEAALAKNKFDKENVGVTITVTPCWCYGSETMDMDPQRPNAIWGFNGTERPGAVYLAAVLAAHNQKGLPAFGIYGEDVQDIDDDTIPSDVQEKIIRFARAGMTVATLKDKSYLSIGSVSMGIAGSMVDESFFQEYLGMRNEYVDMTEFTRRINEEIYDKEEFDIAYQWIKENGTFGSDTNKEANQRTTVQKEEDLKTNIKMTLITRDLMQGNLKLAELGYEEEAMGHNAIASGFQGQRQWTDHFPNGDFMEAILNSSFDWNGIRAPYIVATENDTLNAATMLFGHLLTNTAQVFADVRTYWSPSAVERVTNHELEGRASNGIIHLLNSGSAALDGTGEQERHGKPVMKPFWEVTKEEAANCLQATEWRPANTEYFRGGGLSSNFKTRGDMPVTIARINLIKGLGPVLQLAEGFTVELPENIHEVLNDRTDPTWPTTWFVPNLTGAGAFQDVYSVMKNWGANHCAMSYGHIGADLITLASMLRIPVNMHNVAPEKIFRPSAWNMFGTSDNEGADFRACQVYGPLYK encoded by the coding sequence ATGACAACTAATCAACGATTTATTGGGGATATGCCGAAAATAGGGATTCGGCCAACCATTGATGGCCGTAGAAAAGGTGTAAGAGAATCATTAGAAGTGAAAACAATGAATATGGCAAAGTCTGTAGCCAACCTGTTATCAGAGAATGTACGTTATTCCAATGGGCAACATGTCGAAACAGTTATAGCAGACACTTGCATTGGTGGGGTAGCAGAAGCAGCTTTGGCAAAAAATAAATTCGATAAAGAAAATGTCGGTGTTACCATAACGGTGACTCCGTGCTGGTGTTATGGATCAGAAACGATGGATATGGATCCGCAAAGGCCCAATGCAATATGGGGATTTAACGGAACAGAGCGTCCTGGTGCGGTTTATTTAGCCGCAGTGTTGGCTGCACATAACCAAAAGGGGCTCCCGGCATTTGGGATTTACGGTGAGGATGTACAGGATATCGATGATGATACCATCCCTTCTGATGTTCAAGAAAAGATAATTCGTTTTGCAAGAGCGGGGATGACGGTTGCTACACTGAAGGATAAATCCTATCTGTCCATAGGTTCGGTATCAATGGGGATAGCCGGGAGTATGGTAGATGAGAGCTTCTTCCAAGAGTATCTAGGAATGCGCAATGAATATGTAGATATGACAGAATTCACGCGTCGGATCAACGAGGAGATTTATGATAAAGAAGAATTTGACATTGCTTATCAATGGATTAAAGAAAATGGTACCTTCGGCTCTGATACGAATAAAGAGGCAAATCAACGAACAACAGTTCAAAAAGAGGAAGACTTAAAAACAAATATAAAAATGACGCTGATTACCAGAGACTTGATGCAAGGCAATCTTAAATTAGCGGAATTAGGATACGAAGAGGAGGCGATGGGACACAATGCAATTGCCTCAGGATTTCAAGGACAGCGTCAGTGGACCGATCATTTTCCAAATGGTGATTTCATGGAGGCGATTCTTAATTCTTCTTTTGATTGGAATGGTATACGGGCACCATATATCGTTGCTACCGAAAATGATACGCTAAATGCTGCTACTATGCTATTTGGTCATTTGTTAACGAACACTGCGCAAGTATTTGCGGATGTAAGAACGTATTGGAGCCCATCCGCAGTCGAGCGCGTGACGAATCATGAGCTGGAAGGCAGAGCAAGTAATGGTATTATTCATCTATTAAACTCAGGCTCTGCAGCGCTTGATGGTACAGGAGAGCAAGAGCGACATGGCAAACCAGTGATGAAACCTTTCTGGGAAGTGACGAAAGAAGAGGCTGCAAATTGCTTGCAGGCAACAGAATGGAGACCGGCAAATACCGAATATTTCCGAGGTGGTGGCTTATCCAGTAACTTCAAAACACGAGGAGATATGCCCGTCACTATTGCCCGCATAAATTTAATTAAAGGTCTTGGTCCGGTCCTGCAACTGGCAGAAGGGTTTACGGTGGAGTTACCGGAGAACATACATGAAGTACTAAACGATCGCACAGATCCGACGTGGCCGACAACATGGTTTGTACCAAATCTGACTGGCGCTGGCGCATTTCAGGATGTCTACTCTGTGATGAAAAATTGGGGGGCGAATCACTGTGCAATGAGCTATGGTCATATCGGTGCTGACCTTATCACATTAGCTTCAATGCTTAGGATTCCTGTAAATATGCATAACGTAGCACCAGAAAAGATCTTTCGACCAAGTGCCTGGAACATGTTTGGTACCAGTGATAATGAAGGAGCAGATTTCCGAGCCTGTCAGGTGTATGGGCCATTATATAAATGA